The proteins below come from a single Eremothecium sinecaudum strain ATCC 58844 chromosome II, complete sequence genomic window:
- the SPC110 gene encoding Spc110p (Syntenic homolog of Ashbya gossypii AER241W; Syntenic homolog of Saccharomyces cerevisiae YDR356W (SPC110)) → MFSKIGTPADSQHKKYEFTPIGHLQDKENMDAQIMRQAKRASIDENDSFTENSATKKSRVADETITSQRLFNDTSFDDTIPEQSVHSISRSKKDPVPDLITIDSKGNSDLGSNPLKEQQNTLQKLTMENYSLRVKCNSLLKFLNNVSDDGQLRQSLEVLDELQEWKTKHHELIQRFRELQLKFDELDQRDIEQPVMVEDHSSCEKLRNELELSLAGTNEQLNKLRKHIKMLEGSLESTKKEHSEKELQHTMNIDMLKSDINQLRYSLSSKETALKEAEEKIQRLVNQLQEYDHDSGALLELEKKIDEKNQGIQNLETRLQELSHQRQSLERELRASESALSELRDEYEGYKVSSKAKLDSFTKTASSGENILREKINSLEEESRKLNELKSYLEEQNKLLKGDLKQAESRIELLESERERILTGRQEALDKLNSEQLKIQDLNAEVIKLREIVSRLETENGSYKRRIGQYVRSSPSRKAAQEEVEKKEREVATLRTTLRDLEQLTSQSKRELEDVKLQHKRELMALQSKLDDLNSEKPLEQNRLQKEIDMLKLELRSIQDTKQREIRMWETKCESLKNTYEQLLKENGTSEFERLMDERRQEFKALMKRYNDLTSENISLTKELNKQKTHKESYKEDLKKVQSRLEFITKEFVKLKENTADTKIPSEDLNARWQEKYQSMRTKLLNEIKSLQDENIELEKQLLDNNHQVGSKVLGAAPATTIPANASSASWQDRADYYRLKYYNEVKRNNDLKVVNEYLNRVLKASSQHVKLDILKLENEVQPLLNSTYADNYDYPLFPSYNVRRTTRLNFKSVALLVLACVRMSRASAKRRWDQQRLNYLQRKIALGEERLTW, encoded by the coding sequence ATGTTCTCAAAAATAGGTACTCCTGCTGATAGTCAGCACAAGAAATATGAGTTCACTCCGATAGGCCACCTTCAGGATAAGGAAAACATGGATGCCCAAATAATGCGTCAGGCGAAAAGAGCTTCGATAGATGAGAACGATTCTTTTACGGAGAATAGTGCTACAAAGAAGTCCCGTGTTGCTGATGAAACTATTACTTCTCAGAGGTTATTTAATGATACTTCATTCGATGACACTATTCCAGAACAGAGTGTACATTCTATTTCAAGATCTAAGAAAGATCCAGTACCGGATTTGATTACTATCGATTCTAAGGGAAACTCAGATTTAGGGTCAAATCCCCTCAAGGAACAACAGAATACTTTGCAGAAGTTGACTATGGAAAATTACAGTCTAAGAGTGAAATGTAATAGTTTGTTGAAATTTTTGAATAATGTATCTGATGATGGTCAACTAAGACAAAGCCTTGAAGTGCTTGACGAATTACAAGAATGGAAAACGAAACACCATGAGTTGATACAGAGGTTTCGAGAGTTGCAGCTAAAGTTTGATGAGCTAGATCAAAGAGATATTGAACAGCCTGTTATGGTGGAAGATCACTCTTCATGCGAAAAACTTCGTAACGAATTGGAGTTGTCATTGGCTGGCACTAATGAGCAACTTAACAAGCTACGCAAGCACATTAAGATGCTTGAAGGCAGTTTGGAAAGTACCAAAAAGGAACATTCGGAAAAGGAACTTCAGCATACCATGAATATTGATATGCTAAAAAGCGACATTAATCAACTGCGATACAGTCTTAGTTCCAAGGAAACTGCATTAAAAGAGGCAGAAGAGAAGATACAAAGACTAGTAAATCAATTACAGGAGTATGATCATGATAGCGGAGCTCTGTTGGAGTTAGAGAAGAAGATTGACGAGAAAAACCAAGGTATCCAGAACTTAGAGACAAGATTGCAAGAGTTGAGTCACCAGAGACAGTCTCTAGAGAGGGAGCTTCGAGCTTCTGAAAGTGCTCTATCAGAATTGAGAGATGAATATGAGGGTTACAAAGTGTCTTCAAAGGCAAAGCTGGACAGCTTTACCAAGACTGCCTCTTCCGGCGAGAATATCTTGCGCGAAAAGATAAATTCGTTGGAGGAAGAAAGCCGCAAATTAAATGAACTTAAGAGTTACCTTGAGGAACAAAACAAACTTTTAAAGGGTGACTTGAAGCAGGCGGAATCACGAATAGAACTCCTAGAAAGCGAACGTGAGAGGATCTTGACTGGGCGGCAGGAGGCTTTAGATAAGCTCAACTCCGAACAACTTAAAATCCAAGATTTGAACGCTGAAGTGATCAAACTTCGAGAGATCGTGTCTAGATTAGAAACTGAAAACGGCTCTTATAAACGGCGCATTGGGCAATATGTGAGATCTTCTCCTAGTCGAAAAGCAGCACAGGAAGAAGTAGAAAAGAAAGAGCGCGAAGTTGCGACTTTAAGGACTACTTTGCGTGATTTAGAACAGCTGACAAGCCAATCGAAGCGTGAACTAGAAGATGTTAAGCTGCAGCATAAAAGAGAGTTGATGGCTTTGCAATCCAAGTTGGATGACTTGAATTCGGAAAAGCCTTTAGAACAAAACCGTCTACAGAAGGAAATCGACATGCTAAAACTCGAACTCAGATCTATCCAAGACACGAAGCAACGAGAGATCCGTATGTGGGAAACAAAATGTGAATCTCTAAAAAACACTTATGAACAGTtattgaaagaaaatgGGACTAGTGAATTCGAACGTCTTATGGATGAAAGGCGACAGGAATTCAAAGCTTTGATGAAGCGCTATAATGATCTAACATCAGAGAACATTAGTTTAACAAAGGAACTGAACAAGCAAAAGACCCACAAGGAATCGTATAAAGAGGACTTGAAAAAGGTTCAGTCAAGGCTTGAGTTCATCACCAAGGAATTTGTCAAACTAAAGGAAAACACTGCCGACACCAAAATCCCTTCAGAAGATCTCAACGCTAGGTGGCAGGAGAAGTACCAAAGCATGAGAACCAAGCTTCTAAATGAAATAAAGTCCCTACAAGATGAAAACATAGAATTGGAAAAGCAACTATTGGACAACAACCACCAAGTCGGCTCCAAGGTATTGGGCGCCGCACCCGCCACAACAATTCCAGCCAATGCAAGCAGTGCATCGTGGCAAGATAGGGCTGACTACTATAGGCTAAAATATTACAATGAGGTCAAGAGGAACAATGACTTAAAGGTGGTAAATGAATACTTGAACCGCGTCTTAAAGGCAAGTTCACAACACGTAAAACTCGACATCCTCAAACTAGAGAACGAAGTGCAGCCTCTCCTAAATTCCACCTACGCTGATAATTACGACTACCCACTCTTCCCATCATACAACGTAAGAAGAACTACGCGTCTCAATTTCAAAAGTGTCGCTCTTCTGGTTCTCGCTTGCGTCAGAATGAGTAGAGCGTCCGCAAAACGAAGGTGGGACCAACAGAGATTAAACTACTTGCAAAGAAAGATCGCCCTAGGCGAAGAAAGGCTTACCTGGTAG
- the CNL1 gene encoding Cnl1p (Syntenic homolog of Ashbya gossypii AER242C; Syntenic homolog of Saccharomyces cerevisiae YDR357C (CNL1)) — MSEGEEINKDPFHVDQLILDYDYLIYRIKDHVSTIHLETTNACRRQHDLITKGIVEDIIENNIKELRNVLGKCKELEAYILQLNALDSIVNTFHERVNEVIKQLRDIKVHNMNISEQNTSTR; from the coding sequence ATGAGCGAAGGGGAGGAGATCAACAAGGATCCGTTCCACGTGGACCAATTGATTCTGGATTACGATTATTTGATATATAGGATTAAAGATCATGTGTCAACTATCCACCTTGAAACAACTAATGCTTGCAGAAGGCAGCATGACTTGATTACGAAAGGAATTGTGGAGGAtattattgaaaataaCATCAAAGAGTTACGGAATGTTCTCGGAAAGTGCAAGGAGCTAGAGGCGTACATTTTACAGTTGAATGCGCTTGATTCTATAGTAAATACGTTTCATGAGAGAGTCAATGAAGTAATAAAACAACTGCGTGATATAAAGGTACATAACATGAATATCTCTGAACAAAATACTTCTACCAGGTAA